TTCCTCTTATTAGCATTCTGATAATATCATATCCTAAAGAATCAGCAGATCCCTCATTACACATCTTCTGCTTATGTTTGTTAAGGTAGCATACTGATCCAACAAGATCTTGGCTCTGCGTTCTATCGTCGTTTCGATCATGTTTTACCTGACAATTTTCTTGAATTACTTGAAGAATTTTCACTGCCACATTCTCCATTTTTGATGCTAGAGTTTCCATTTTATCACTGCATAAATTCAAACACCAACTTGAAGAAAAAATAACCATTGATGTATAGCTAAATGAGTAGTATTGCTGATTGTAACATACCCGGTAAAATTTCATTTCGCCACTCTAATAATGTTATCAGAGATTAAAAGAGTCAAAATTCGTATTTTCAGATTAAAACACTCATGATCTGTCAATTTTGGATAAGTTTGCATTTTTGACTATCAAAACTGACATCAGATTAGAGTGTAAACTGACTCAAAATTGACAAactatgtttttatttttattcaaaatcataaatttatactCTTCTTTAGTGCCAAGTTGGAGATgcgaaatgaaattttattgataacataccgtgaaaaatgataaaagtCATTTTAAATCTAAACCCTTATCCAAACAAGGGATACGATGACCTGAGCAATATGATATTAAAAGGAAGCAACAAGTACCTAAACCCGAGTAATAAACATTAATCTAAACAATAAATTCATATGTATATGTGCATACACATTTTTCTAACTATAACTGAAAAGTACTTCCGAcaagaaaaattgaaaagtaCAACTCAACATCAGcataaaatctataaaaaaatacgATCAATTAGATGACTtcacatataaatataatcaaGAACAAATTCTAGCTactattttttcaataatttcaaGAAATTAGAATGCGTTTAATTACAAAAGAATGAAGAAAAATGCCGCTTTTTTTTACCTGAAATTTGAATATCCTGATGGCCATATTCCCTCCATATCTAACTTCAACTTCTCATCTCTACACCACACGAACTCTTCACTCGTCAATTCACTCTCTTCCTCATGAACTTCCTCAAACCCGTAAAGCTTTTCCGGCGACCTTGTCGCCACCGCCCTTTTCTCCGGCGGCAAGCTAAATATTCCGGCAGCCAATGCAAGCACCGATCTCACAGAATCACCTGGAATTCCATGATTAACAAGCTGAAAGCACCCAATTCTTGACAAAGATTCCGGAATCTTGGAAATTGAGTCTTGGTCCGAAGGAGAATCGATTAATAATGACTGTAAATCAATTCTTGGAGGAGTTTCAAGAATCTTTTGTCTAGGGAATATATTGTCAGGCAATACTAAATCAGGAACTCGTAGGGAGTGCTCAAGAAATTCAGCCAGCACGTCGTCATTGGCGAAAGAAGATCTCCGACCTGAGGCGACCGGAGATGGCGGCGGGGCACGGAAATCAATAGGATTGTTTTCAGGCATAGTTTTGTTTTGCCAAAGATTTTCAGGCATAGTGGATAGTGGTGGTTCAGGTGAAAATGCCATCAATAGTGTGACGGATACAAGTTAATATTTCTGATTAAATCATCACCTCtgctttatctttttatttttttgatcatttgctttatctttttctttaaacgtaattaaagaaatgaaaaagcTTCGAGGAAGCAGCAATGATGGCCTGTCAAGGATATTTTGGACATATAATCAGTATAATTAAGCAGGATTACTCCAAAGAGATAGATTCTTACATTAATCTAATTCAACATGTAATATCAAGAACTATTCATTTAAGACGTGACACGTGACAATAATCAATTAATGAATATCATATTAATTGAAAGTatgttaattagaattaatgcAATATTCATTACTTGTTATAATTGTCACGTGTCTATAATAAAGAAGTAGTTTATAATGTTGTGCGACGAATTaggtttatataaaaatatttatgttaaacACGTTATTGTACGAGTTTACTGTGCAGAAATTCGAGCTTAGTTATGAGATTCTGCTTTATTTTTGATGATGATGCTTTACAACTTTCATTCTGTTATTGATTTCTATGTATATGTATAGTCGGTATAAATAGAGCGTCTGGCTAAAGAGAGCGTGCTGTTTGTGGGGCTAACATTGCAGTACTTCGGCTGACCATATTGTCTCAGCCCCTTGCTTTGGCACTTGGCTAGTTGGCTATACATggctacttttttttttttttttataattagagagAGAAATCCTTGTAAGGAGATTTGAACTCACGACCTTAACAGTTTACTATCGAACGGTtgtaccatttgagctatagttcGTTGGTATATATGGCTACTTTATCTTACCggatttttagaatttttagatTTAGCAAAATTtgtagattttaaatttataaaacttaaaaatactTGAATATAAAAATCAGagttagaataaaaaaaaatcgaagtTCAAAATATTgctagaaaaaaaaatcttttcgGTTAATAAAAAATGATTACCAATGAGTTGTCTTAAATGGTATAAAAGCTGGATAGTAAAtgtcaaggtcgtgggttcaaattctcccacaagcgctccctcctccccaattatcaaaaataaaataaaaaatgattgcacaaaaataataataataagagatAAATTTCGAataataacaaattataataatctAACACCCATAAAAGAAATTGCATATTATTAAGTGAAATTTTAAATGAACAATAAAAgataatgaaattttaaatccgcaaatttttataattttttattttattaaacagttgattttatttaaattcctaaattttctaaaatatatacaatttttttttttttggtaagcccatccggtttccaaggcttcgccctgactaatccggatccgacccgcgtcgcgcacctggcatggtgggtgagtctgccagtgggaattttctgcatttacaaggactcgaacccgagaccttgcttaagcgataccaagccgcttaccatttagaccaactcccattggttatatacaatttttttaaaatacataaacTTTATTCATATTTGATCTTTACCTCTAAATATTGATGCCatttttagggatacttatataaataaaaaactattaaCTTTAGTGTATTATTCAATCTTGTCATGAATTTATTTAACTGACAATTAAAaacacattttataatttttttatgttttgaaatacCGATCAATTTCCTGATTCAAAAAAGTGAGCTATATGCCAGAATAGTGACACGACAATATAACTCACTATTTTATGAGATTTAAATCACCATATAATGtgaaaattaatctttttttgtAGTATGCCaatccacaattctaattaTTATCTCATACACCACAAACAACCCACAAATATAATTCATTTATGAGTGGTTTTTGAGTTGCTTAtgtaaattaaaagtttatctAGTTCATTTTATGTTATGTggattttgataataaaaatttaaacggAAACACTAGTATTCATATTAAATAGTGATTTACATCTCACAAAGTTGTGAATTATTTTAGATGGGCCTTAACCCGAATTTCAGCTAAAGCCTCTCTCAAATATCGGATTAAAGTTAGGGATGGGCTGGCTATATATCATTATGTTACCTTCAGTTCTTCATCATATTTttttggccaaatgttgtaaaaaggccaaacctttcgcaaaagtttcacaaaagtcctgaccttttaattttgtcgattttagccaaaaactgattatttggtttcacaaaagtccagacctttcaattttgtcgatattggccaaaaatggattatttggtttcacaaaaatcctgacctttcaatatttggcatgccacataggcgtcacataggcaaattgaaatcaaattgagagttggccacaattgaaaccaaataatttgtttttggccaaaatcgataaaattgaaaggtcaggacttttgtgaaacttttatgaaaggtttggcctttttataacatttggcctattttttttaaaacattgtatGAAATTCCTGTTGAATAAATTGTTAAAGGAAGGGGGAATACCAGGCTCGTCAAATTGGTATTCGTGGTCTGTTTTCAGCTTGGACAGCTAAACTGATGAGAATTAGAGATGCTCTAACTTGGTTGAAGAATTAGACCGACATTGTTGCCGACGCTTTGGCGCCTTGGCGGCTATCATTCATATTAAATTCAAACTCGATCAATGGTAATGTTTTAAGTGACGGCCGTATTTTTTTAGCCAAACAGTTAATTTATCTTTTgtatttattagataaattatgaattaaataaCGCACATGTTAGCGCGTTATGGTTTCTTTCCGGAACATCAAGATTAGTTCACGGACGTTTCTGAATATGTTACATTTATAACTACTTCAGATTTAGTTTATTATGATTGATGattgttttcaaaaaacaaaatataaattagaactCTCAAGTCTCACTGCTTTCTTTCTCTAACCCCCCTCTAAAACTTTAATTcatgttttaaaattgagaaAGGTATTTCCTTACATTAAAATTTTTTGATAATCTTTTTCAATAAgtctataaataataaaaataatttgataaattaaaacataaaaataattattaagatttCACAATAAATGACATCATTGattacttatttttaattttgtgtaatattatatataattgttaatattttaatacatGGTACTGtcaatcaatcaattttaaaaatatttatttaatcttGCATAATTAAAATCTTCTTCTAGATGGTAAtggaatttttaatttaatttttaaaatgttatcaaactatattaaatttaaataattatttgtaaataaaagaTTTATTACTCACCTCAAGGATAAATTCCCCACCAAAATAGCTCATAATTTGATGCTCTATAAAATTTATGTCCCTAAAATTATTAATGCACGTCCATGTCAACAAGTAATTAGGGACTGAATGTTTTGTGGAGCTGCTAACCTGAATAATGCAATTGCTCGTATGATCCATATATAATTGACATGGAAATGCTGTCTTTATCAAtctattttaatcatttaactacaaaattttcaatttgagtCTTCCTTCCATTGacaaacaaagccaaaagtagatgaaattttgaaatattatcaCATTATTTAATGTGTTGTCATAGACAAACCAATTCATCAATTATACTGTATTCTATGTTTTGTCTCTAAAATTATTGCATATGATGTGATATATTCATAAGCGATTACCACATCATTACTAATATTGTGCGTCATCTTAGTCATATATAGGcatagcttttattttttttatttatattctaaactttaaaaatcctccattttatattatattttaattttcaatttcaactgTACATGTTTTTTCGTGTTAGCATTtatttactctattttttttaagatatgTCTTTCACATTTGACACATAATCCAAGTAAgcctttaaaactttaaaaagtactaaaaattgaaacatgTTTGCAAAGgacattttgaacttttttaagtgaaaaaacTTCGATTTAGAAAatggatacaattgaaactgaaagTTAACGGTTTTGAAAGTTtaggatataaataaaaagattagaAAAAGAGGGATATTTTTGAAAGCAAAAAACATAAGAAGTTTGATTAATTAAGCACTCCTTTGTTTTTACTTTTGGAATTTAGACTAAATTAAAGGTATTACTTCTGAAATAATAAGTGGAATTTAACGTTTGCTCTTGAAATATTTTACATCCTTAAAccctttttttaaaagaaaatattatgAATGTAAGTGTAGTTATTCTACCAGAATGTAAAGAAAGAGTCAGCTACTAACATAACACACATATTGAgaatttgaaatgaaattaaaataattataatccaTAACTTGATTACATAAGCAAATGGAATTTTGATTAAGTTCACACCTAAATTTAGGTAATAAAACAAAGATTACGGTTAACCTAGCTAGTAGGTCTAGCacataaattattaaactatGAGCccatttttagtttcaaaatgGAAGACTTAAGTGGTCCACCAATAGATTTGGCTAAggtgatgaagaagaagaagtagcTCACCTACTACTACACTCTTTTAAGAAAATCATATTCATTTTGATGAAAACAGAATTTTGCATTTCACATTGTTGAATTTGTGATGCCATCTTGTCAAGATGCTTTTCAAGAATATCTCTAGTTCTCAGTTAGGGGTGTGTAGTATTCGGTTAAAATCGAATTAACCGACCGAATCAAAtcgaaattttaatttggtttggtttttggttaattcggttcggtttcggtttttattttaaaaaaatttggtaatttggttcggttcggttttggctATGGAATTTCCGAGTTAACCGAACCAACCGAAATAatcgaattatatatattagttttgttatttttataatttttttaaaaaaattaaggtaattttgtaatttttttaaaatttagttactAAAATTCCtaaaattgtatttaaattataaattagtattaaaattattattttttattttttattttattttttaataaataaattttaataaaatttggttattttggttaaccgaaataaccgaccgaaccgaaatattatttcggttcgcttttggttcgattttaatatagttcggttcggttttaaaaatttCTAACATTTCGGGTTCGGTTAATTATACACACCCCTATTCTGAGTGCATCAAGTCCTTTTTGTAAATATAATACTTACTCTTTTcaatatatgtttttaatttcaacaatttaaaatatccATTATTAATTATTCATGTAATAAATACTGAATAATAGCTTCAAATCAATAAAAACTTCATTTAACCTCTCGAATTtagtataa
This window of the Mercurialis annua linkage group LG5, ddMerAnnu1.2, whole genome shotgun sequence genome carries:
- the LOC126682337 gene encoding 1-aminocyclopropane-1-carboxylate oxidase; protein product: MAFSPEPPLSTMPENLWQNKTMPENNPIDFRAPPPSPVASGRRSSFANDDVLAEFLEHSLRVPDLVLPDNIFPRQKILETPPRIDLQSLLIDSPSDQDSISKIPESLSRIGCFQLVNHGIPGDSVRSVLALAAGIFSLPPEKRAVATRSPEKLYGFEEVHEEESELTSEEFVWCRDEKLKLDMEGIWPSGYSNFSDKMETLASKMENVAVKILQVIQENCQVKHDRNDDRTQSQDLVGSVCYLNKHKQKMCNEGSADSLGYDIIRMLIRGNDYSHALCFHACDGCSELHVYSKKGWLSFCPDKDAIIVTIGDQLQNLSGGQYRHVLGRAIFKSEENDCMSMAFLYSPPRKTTATATAAPATVSTAKQREGKTISLRQQVIVAIFLTLIYHFLVYVYTKV